A DNA window from Bradyrhizobium sp. CCBAU 53421 contains the following coding sequences:
- a CDS encoding SDR family NAD(P)-dependent oxidoreductase encodes MSKDGLCAIVTGSASGLGAATAQILATEGARLIINYSNSKVEAEATADACRKRGAEVLVVQGDVSRDEDCRKIAAAAEGWGRLDVLVNNAGTTKHVPHYDLDGLTAEDFQRIYAVNTIGPFQMVRAARALLEAGAKASGRPAAVVNVSSIAGISGGGSSVAYAASKGALNTMTQSLARALAPLIRVNTVCPGYIDTPWFTKGRGEDGAKQVRDAVIARVPLKVASSAEDIANLVCFLASPASSNMTGEFVRMDAGMHLIQ; translated from the coding sequence ATGTCCAAGGATGGTTTGTGTGCGATCGTGACGGGATCGGCATCGGGCCTCGGCGCCGCCACCGCGCAAATCCTCGCCACCGAGGGCGCGCGCCTCATCATCAACTACTCCAACAGCAAGGTGGAAGCCGAAGCGACCGCGGACGCCTGCCGCAAGCGGGGTGCCGAGGTGCTGGTGGTGCAGGGCGACGTCTCGCGCGATGAGGACTGCAGGAAGATCGCAGCCGCCGCCGAGGGCTGGGGCCGCCTCGACGTGCTCGTCAACAATGCCGGCACCACCAAGCACGTGCCGCATTACGATCTCGACGGCCTGACCGCTGAAGACTTCCAGCGCATCTATGCCGTCAACACCATCGGCCCGTTCCAGATGGTCCGTGCCGCGCGCGCGCTGCTCGAAGCCGGCGCGAAGGCGTCCGGCCGTCCCGCTGCGGTGGTCAACGTCTCCTCGATCGCCGGCATTTCCGGCGGCGGTTCGTCAGTCGCCTATGCCGCCAGCAAGGGCGCGCTCAACACCATGACGCAGTCGCTGGCGCGCGCGCTGGCGCCGTTGATCCGCGTCAACACCGTGTGCCCGGGCTATATCGATACGCCCTGGTTCACCAAGGGCCGCGGCGAGGATGGTGCCAAGCAGGTGCGCGATGCCGTGATCGCGCGGGTGCCGCTGAAAGTCGCGTCGTCTGCCGAGGATATCGCCAATCTCGTCTGCTTCCTGGCGAGCCCGGCGTCGAGCAACATGACCGGAGAATTCGTCCGCATGGACGCCGGCATGCATCTCATTCAGTGA
- a CDS encoding N-acyl homoserine lactonase family protein produces MKMHMLSGGRLRMSRRTYLPDAARGETIDLPVACVLLRHTQGNVLFDTGCHPDVATDPEGRLGTLAKYMQPIMPADDHVLTSLKAVGLGPDDIDVVICSHLHTDHCGCNAFFKKATIFVHALEIEAANADNAFDRGYIRADWDHPLKMEIFDRQMDVFGDGKLTLIPLPGHSKGTTGALVKLDNSGEYLLASDSLSVRANLDQRTSPRNSLDVDQFLNSLDEIARIEASGVKIICGHDEAQWAGLQKGPHAYT; encoded by the coding sequence ATGAAGATGCATATGCTGTCTGGCGGACGTCTGCGGATGTCGAGGCGGACCTATCTGCCGGATGCCGCGCGCGGCGAGACGATCGATCTGCCGGTCGCCTGCGTGCTGTTGCGGCACACGCAGGGCAATGTGCTGTTCGACACCGGATGCCATCCCGATGTCGCGACCGATCCCGAAGGGCGGCTCGGCACGCTTGCCAAATACATGCAGCCGATCATGCCGGCGGACGATCATGTGCTGACCAGCCTGAAGGCCGTCGGTCTTGGCCCCGACGATATCGACGTGGTGATCTGCTCTCACCTGCACACCGATCATTGCGGCTGCAACGCCTTCTTCAAGAAGGCGACGATCTTCGTCCATGCACTCGAGATCGAGGCCGCGAATGCCGATAACGCGTTCGATCGCGGATACATCAGGGCGGATTGGGATCATCCGCTGAAGATGGAGATCTTCGACCGCCAGATGGACGTGTTCGGCGACGGCAAACTGACGCTGATCCCGCTGCCGGGACATTCGAAGGGAACGACGGGTGCGCTGGTCAAGCTCGACAACAGCGGCGAATACCTGCTGGCGTCCGATTCGCTCAGCGTGCGCGCCAATCTCGATCAGCGGACCTCACCGCGGAACAGTCTCGATGTCGACCAGTTCCTGAACTCGCTCGACGAGATCGCGAGAATCGAGGCATCCGGCGTCAAGATCATCTGCGGTCATGACGAGGCACAATGGGCCGGTTTGCAGAAGGGCCCACACGCATACACTTAG
- a CDS encoding TetR/AcrR family transcriptional regulator: protein MASSRKARLYGGMDAEERRTERRLKLIDAAIEVYGEVGYRGATVKAICEAAELTERYFYESFVNSEALLIAAYNHVVGHLHEEMTAAAAAAGDDAEMRLRAVLTLYFTRLKEHPKPARVFLLEISGISPAVDAVKLDALRVFSDILVPPTSDPKHSDKGGTATLLSNGMVGAVISIALRWVSRQYPQPVADVVAIAASFCRVALTEADHRQD, encoded by the coding sequence ATGGCAAGCAGCCGGAAAGCCCGCCTCTATGGCGGTATGGACGCCGAGGAACGCCGCACCGAGCGGCGGCTGAAGCTGATCGATGCGGCGATCGAGGTCTATGGCGAGGTCGGCTATCGCGGCGCGACGGTGAAGGCGATCTGCGAGGCGGCGGAGCTGACGGAGCGCTATTTCTACGAATCCTTCGTCAACAGCGAAGCGCTGCTGATCGCGGCCTACAACCATGTCGTCGGCCATCTGCACGAGGAGATGACGGCGGCCGCGGCGGCCGCCGGGGACGATGCCGAGATGAGGCTGCGCGCTGTGCTGACGCTGTATTTCACAAGGCTGAAGGAGCATCCGAAGCCCGCGCGGGTCTTCCTGCTCGAGATTTCCGGCATCAGCCCGGCAGTCGATGCCGTCAAGCTCGACGCCCTACGCGTCTTCAGCGACATCCTGGTGCCGCCGACATCAGATCCGAAACACAGTGACAAAGGCGGGACGGCGACGCTGCTGTCGAACGGCATGGTCGGCGCGGTCATCTCGATCGCGCTGCGCTGGGTATCCAGGCAATATCCGCAGCCCGTTGCAGACGTCGTCGCGATCGCCGCCAGCTTCTGCCGCGTGGCGCTGACCGAGGCCGATCACCGGCAGGATTGA
- a CDS encoding helix-turn-helix transcriptional regulator, producing the protein MTARVGDVVLDPATWPSFMDEVCAAIGATGAAMLQSDIRTEDIPRSESISDYFTKTYFPHNLHLTDIRAARGVPLMQAGVNVITDADLFESEAEMLRDPLYATLGAFGLKWFAAIGFHAGPALWALSIQRSPKEGMFDADEVKALSRVSARLTEAATLSTVVGRSAIAGITSALDLIQVAAIAVGRFGAVMGMNAHAEACLGHDLAIRNNRLTLLDRQANADLTRLIDLLAHSSDLHPLPTAPIVVRRIDKRPIVIQMQPVPPAARSPFLGARAILLIRDLEGNAAFDQALLAATFELTPAQARLATRLARGDSVEAAAQEAGIALATARNQLKTIFQKTGTHRQAELVALLHRVK; encoded by the coding sequence GTGACCGCGCGCGTTGGCGACGTGGTTCTCGATCCCGCGACCTGGCCGTCCTTCATGGACGAGGTCTGCGCGGCCATCGGCGCGACCGGAGCTGCGATGCTTCAGAGCGATATCCGCACCGAAGACATTCCGCGCTCGGAATCGATCAGCGACTATTTCACCAAGACCTATTTCCCGCACAATCTTCATCTGACCGACATCCGCGCGGCACGCGGCGTGCCGCTGATGCAGGCCGGGGTCAATGTCATCACCGATGCGGACCTGTTCGAGTCCGAAGCCGAGATGCTGCGCGATCCGCTTTACGCGACGCTCGGCGCATTCGGGCTGAAATGGTTTGCCGCGATCGGCTTCCACGCCGGCCCGGCATTGTGGGCACTGAGCATCCAGCGCTCACCGAAGGAAGGCATGTTCGACGCCGATGAGGTCAAGGCGCTTTCGCGCGTGTCGGCGCGGCTGACCGAAGCCGCGACGCTGTCCACCGTCGTGGGCCGCTCCGCGATCGCGGGCATCACCAGTGCGCTCGACCTGATCCAGGTCGCGGCGATTGCCGTCGGCCGCTTCGGCGCGGTCATGGGTATGAACGCCCACGCGGAAGCCTGCCTCGGCCACGACCTTGCGATCCGCAACAACCGCCTCACCTTGCTCGACCGTCAGGCCAATGCCGATCTGACCAGGCTGATCGATCTGTTGGCCCACAGCTCGGACCTGCACCCGCTCCCGACAGCGCCAATCGTGGTGCGCAGGATCGACAAGCGGCCGATCGTGATCCAGATGCAGCCGGTGCCTCCTGCCGCGCGCTCACCGTTCCTGGGCGCGCGCGCGATCCTGCTGATCCGCGATCTCGAAGGCAACGCCGCCTTCGATCAGGCGCTGCTGGCGGCGACGTTCGAGTTGACGCCGGCGCAGGCGCGCCTTGCCACACGGCTTGCGCGCGGCGATTCGGTCGAGGCGGCAGCACAGGAAGCCGGCATCGCCCTTGCAACCGCGCGCAATCAGCTCAAGACGATCTTCCAGAAGACCGGCACGCACCGGCAGGCGGAACTCGTGGCATTGCTGCATCGGGTCAAGTGA
- a CDS encoding 2-dehydropantoate 2-reductase, translated as MNKDRSIGIAGAGSIGCFVGGMLAASGRRVALLARPRLIQEIASNGLRVSSFDGSERMVSADRLILSDDPSILRDVQTVLVTVKSADTGEIAELIARHTPADAAVISLQNGVGNVPLLRDRLPGRKVLGGMVPFNVVALGDGRFHRSTSGDIVIAQDDAGTAALLSVPGLAVGSTANIDGVQWGKLIVNLNNALNALSNIPLRQQLAQRGWRRLFADQMVEGLAAIRAEGIVSVSPTPLPSSWMPPLLRLPDALFDMLLGRTMKIDPEARSSMWEDLQRGRRTEIDYLQGVITAIADRRGLAAPLSRRVIELIRKAEADGKGSPGLTPEQIRDGR; from the coding sequence ATGAACAAGGATCGGTCGATCGGTATTGCGGGCGCCGGAAGCATCGGTTGCTTCGTCGGCGGCATGCTGGCTGCGTCCGGCCGCCGCGTCGCGCTGCTGGCGCGGCCGCGGCTGATCCAGGAGATCGCGAGCAACGGCTTGCGGGTCAGCAGTTTCGACGGCTCGGAGCGGATGGTATCCGCGGACCGGCTCATTCTGTCCGACGATCCGTCGATCCTGCGCGATGTGCAGACGGTGCTGGTGACGGTGAAGAGCGCCGATACTGGTGAGATCGCCGAACTGATCGCGCGCCACACACCTGCCGACGCCGCGGTGATCAGCCTGCAGAATGGCGTCGGCAATGTGCCGCTGCTGCGCGACCGCCTGCCGGGCCGCAAGGTGCTCGGCGGCATGGTGCCGTTCAATGTGGTTGCGCTCGGCGACGGCCGCTTCCATCGCTCGACCTCGGGCGACATCGTGATCGCGCAGGATGATGCCGGCACCGCGGCGCTTCTGTCGGTGCCGGGTCTTGCGGTCGGCAGCACCGCCAATATCGATGGCGTGCAGTGGGGCAAGCTGATCGTCAACCTCAACAATGCGCTCAATGCGCTGTCCAACATTCCGCTGCGGCAGCAGCTCGCACAGCGCGGCTGGCGACGATTGTTCGCCGACCAGATGGTCGAGGGGCTGGCCGCGATTCGCGCCGAAGGGATCGTGTCGGTGTCGCCGACGCCGCTGCCTTCGAGCTGGATGCCGCCATTGTTGCGGCTGCCGGACGCGCTGTTCGACATGCTGCTCGGCCGCACCATGAAGATCGATCCCGAAGCGCGCTCCTCGATGTGGGAAGATCTGCAGCGTGGCCGGCGCACCGAGATCGACTATCTGCAGGGCGTGATCACCGCGATCGCGGATCGCCGCGGGCTCGCGGCTCCGCTGTCGCGCCGGGTCATCGAACTGATCCGGAAGGCGGAGGCCGACGGCAAGGGCTCGCCGGGGCTGACGCCCGAACAGATTCGCGATGGCCGTTGA
- a CDS encoding YidB family protein, whose translation MGLLDVLNGMQNGPRGPSAPSTPSDSSSSGGMSPMTMAILALLAWKAVKHFTGGQPGATAPEPKPAQAPPLRGNVTAGLPGGAGGGLGDLLKGGLGGLLAGGAAGTVLSGGLSDLLKQLQDKGHGDAANSWVSNGPNKQIAPGDLANALGADQIDSLASQSGMSRDQLLQGLSQYLPDAINHLTPDGRLPSGDELRGRL comes from the coding sequence ATGGGTTTACTCGACGTACTCAACGGCATGCAGAACGGCCCCCGCGGTCCGAGCGCGCCAAGCACACCATCCGACAGCTCGAGCAGCGGCGGAATGTCGCCGATGACGATGGCCATCCTGGCGTTGCTCGCCTGGAAAGCGGTCAAGCATTTCACCGGCGGTCAGCCGGGCGCGACTGCTCCCGAGCCCAAGCCCGCACAGGCGCCGCCGCTTCGCGGCAACGTCACCGCTGGTCTGCCCGGCGGAGCCGGCGGCGGACTCGGCGATCTGCTTAAGGGTGGTCTTGGCGGGCTTCTTGCGGGTGGTGCGGCCGGCACCGTGCTGAGCGGCGGCCTCAGCGATCTGCTCAAGCAGTTGCAGGACAAGGGCCACGGCGACGCGGCCAATTCCTGGGTCAGCAACGGACCCAACAAGCAGATCGCGCCCGGCGATCTCGCCAACGCGCTCGGCGCCGACCAGATCGACTCGCTGGCGTCGCAGAGCGGCATGTCGCGCGACCAATTGCTGCAGGGCCTGAGCCAGTATCTGCCCGACGCGATCAATCATCTGACGCCGGACGGCCGGCTGCCGAGCGGCGACGAGCTCCGCGGCAGGCTTTAG
- a CDS encoding AMP-binding protein, with the protein MYTVFNVFAATADAAAFKPFLCIPARPDRAYFPDGVELSYGDIARQVCALREQYRAAGFGHGHRACLLLENRPDFIVHWLALNGLGASVVPINPAYRAAEIAYLIAHAEPDLIVTLRDQKELQKALTGAVPVLEVSGDDLGTSVDKIPQARRPPPRAGEPGSETEAALLYTSGTTARPKGCILTNEYVVTTGRWYISHGGEATYHAGTERLYSPLPLFHMAGLTLTPIAMMLTGGCLILPERFNAKSAWRDIVASRASVLHYLGVIVAALLAQPETPDEKAHALRFSMGVGANPEQRARARERFGIPFVEGWGMTETGRSPFNTVEPRHLETNTIGRSVPGLEMTILDADENALPPGTVGELCVRHSEATPRRGFFSGYLKDPEATEQAWRGGWFHTGDSAWQHDDGAFVFVDRLKHLVRRAGENISAAEIEAVLTTAPLVRQAAVVAVRDPIRDEEVAAFIVINDRADASREVAQDIFHFCRERLAPFKLPAWIAFVAELPLTSTNKIQKHTLLGPDKDPQAHPGMIDLRQEKTNAIRQSN; encoded by the coding sequence ATGTACACCGTGTTCAACGTGTTCGCTGCGACCGCAGATGCTGCGGCGTTCAAACCCTTCCTCTGCATTCCCGCGCGTCCCGACCGCGCATACTTTCCCGATGGCGTCGAACTGTCCTATGGCGACATTGCGCGGCAGGTCTGCGCATTGCGCGAACAATACCGCGCAGCCGGGTTTGGGCATGGACACCGCGCCTGCCTGTTGCTGGAGAACCGGCCCGATTTTATCGTGCACTGGCTGGCGCTCAACGGCCTTGGCGCTTCGGTCGTTCCGATCAACCCGGCCTATCGCGCAGCGGAGATCGCGTATCTCATTGCGCATGCCGAGCCCGACCTGATCGTCACGCTGCGCGACCAGAAGGAGTTGCAGAAGGCACTGACCGGCGCAGTACCGGTGCTTGAAGTCTCCGGCGACGATCTCGGCACCAGCGTGGACAAAATCCCGCAGGCCCGGCGGCCGCCGCCACGCGCCGGCGAGCCCGGAAGCGAGACCGAGGCCGCACTGTTGTACACGTCAGGCACGACGGCGCGTCCGAAGGGATGCATCCTGACCAATGAATACGTGGTCACGACCGGACGCTGGTACATCAGCCACGGCGGCGAGGCGACGTATCATGCCGGCACGGAGCGCCTCTACAGTCCGCTGCCGCTGTTCCACATGGCCGGCCTGACGCTGACCCCGATCGCGATGATGCTGACCGGCGGCTGCCTGATCCTGCCGGAGCGCTTCAACGCGAAGTCGGCCTGGCGCGACATCGTCGCGAGCCGGGCCAGCGTGCTGCACTATCTCGGCGTGATCGTCGCGGCCCTGCTAGCGCAGCCGGAGACGCCGGACGAGAAGGCCCATGCGCTGCGTTTCTCGATGGGCGTCGGCGCCAATCCCGAACAACGTGCGCGCGCCCGCGAGCGCTTCGGCATTCCCTTCGTCGAGGGTTGGGGCATGACGGAGACCGGACGCAGCCCGTTCAACACGGTCGAGCCGCGCCATCTCGAGACCAACACCATCGGCCGCAGCGTGCCCGGCCTCGAAATGACGATCCTCGATGCCGACGAAAATGCGCTGCCGCCGGGCACGGTCGGCGAACTCTGCGTGCGTCACTCGGAAGCGACCCCGCGGCGCGGCTTCTTCTCCGGCTACCTGAAGGACCCCGAGGCCACCGAGCAGGCCTGGCGCGGCGGCTGGTTTCATACCGGCGACAGCGCCTGGCAGCACGATGACGGCGCGTTCGTGTTCGTCGACCGGCTGAAGCATCTGGTGCGGCGCGCCGGCGAGAACATCTCGGCGGCCGAGATCGAGGCCGTGCTGACAACGGCGCCGCTGGTCAGACAGGCGGCGGTCGTCGCCGTGCGCGATCCGATCCGCGACGAGGAGGTTGCGGCCTTCATCGTGATCAACGACCGCGCGGATGCTTCACGCGAGGTCGCGCAGGACATCTTCCATTTCTGCCGCGAGCGCCTGGCGCCGTTCAAGCTGCCGGCGTGGATCGCCTTCGTCGCCGAGCTGCCGCTGACCTCGACCAACAAGATCCAGAAGCACACGCTGCTCGGCCCGGACAAGGACCCGCAGGCGCATCCCGGCATGATCGACCTGCGGCAAGAAAAGACCAACGCCATAAGGCAATCGAACTAG
- a CDS encoding GlsB/YeaQ/YmgE family stress response membrane protein → MGGIIWVIIVGFVAGIIARFLSPGPNNPSGFILTTVLGIAGAFLATFIGQAIGHYGPEQGAGFITATIGALVVLFIWNRLVAARVIPDIGNK, encoded by the coding sequence ATGGGCGGCATCATCTGGGTCATCATCGTCGGTTTCGTCGCGGGGATCATCGCGCGGTTCCTGTCACCGGGACCGAACAATCCGAGCGGCTTCATTCTCACCACCGTGCTCGGCATCGCCGGCGCGTTTCTCGCGACCTTCATCGGCCAGGCCATCGGCCACTACGGTCCTGAACAAGGCGCCGGCTTCATCACCGCCACGATCGGCGCGCTGGTGGTGCTGTTCATCTGGAACCGGCTGGTCGCCGCACGCGTGATCCCGGATATCGGCAACAAATAG
- a CDS encoding CAP domain-containing protein, translating into MKLLFLALAFVLVVTVTASAADYAGSISAYRRANHMPAVKLDAKLNAMALQQAQAMSVTGSVSHSAGGSFFTRIAPLKKQRAAENIGAGFIAFAEMLKQWENSAGHRENLLMPGAKRVGVAYVDNPKSPYRRFWAMVITD; encoded by the coding sequence ATGAAGCTGCTGTTCCTCGCGCTCGCCTTTGTGCTCGTCGTCACCGTGACCGCAAGCGCCGCCGACTATGCCGGTTCGATCAGTGCCTACCGGCGCGCCAACCATATGCCTGCGGTGAAGCTCGACGCGAAGCTGAATGCGATGGCGCTGCAGCAGGCGCAGGCGATGTCGGTGACCGGATCGGTCAGCCACTCCGCGGGCGGCAGCTTCTTCACCCGCATCGCCCCGCTGAAGAAGCAGCGTGCCGCGGAAAATATCGGCGCCGGCTTCATCGCCTTTGCCGAGATGCTGAAACAGTGGGAGAACTCGGCGGGGCATCGCGAGAACCTCTTGATGCCGGGCGCCAAGCGCGTGGGTGTGGCTTACGTCGACAATCCGAAGTCGCCGTACCGCAGGTTCTGGGCGATGGTGATTACCGATTGA